In Methanobacterium aggregans, one DNA window encodes the following:
- a CDS encoding 3'-5' exoribonuclease YhaM family protein, translating into MTKKLENDFVENLDQTRSISSKFVVVDKYIKKSLNGRYYISLVFSDRTGRINGRMFPKKNAENILESIDVGGVCRLEGNVNEFPQGSGNFNVIVNNIVGLSEGEYDLDDFVVASQRDKDELVGEVRQLIKSVENQDLKKLLRSFFCDKDFAEKFYTAPAARFHHHNYLSGLLEHTVEVLKISMTLCELFPELDSDMLYTGVMLHDIGKIQTYKYDLTHIEFSEKGMLLDHIFISSDMVKEKIKALEIPEEISDKLLHMILSHHGDVSNGWGSTIDPKTPEAVALHYADNVDARVKDILQNGVKR; encoded by the coding sequence TTGACTAAAAAATTGGAAAATGACTTCGTTGAGAACCTTGATCAAACCCGGAGCATCAGCTCCAAATTTGTTGTGGTGGATAAGTACATCAAAAAATCATTAAACGGACGTTACTACATAAGCCTAGTTTTTTCAGATAGAACCGGACGGATAAACGGCAGGATGTTTCCAAAAAAGAATGCTGAGAATATTCTGGAATCCATAGATGTTGGGGGAGTATGCAGGTTGGAGGGAAATGTTAATGAATTTCCCCAGGGCTCTGGAAACTTCAACGTTATAGTCAACAACATTGTGGGTTTATCTGAGGGAGAATACGACCTGGACGACTTCGTTGTGGCATCACAGAGGGACAAGGACGAACTTGTAGGGGAAGTGCGCCAGCTTATAAAGAGTGTTGAAAACCAGGATCTCAAGAAACTTTTAAGATCCTTCTTCTGTGATAAGGATTTTGCAGAAAAATTTTACACAGCACCCGCAGCCCGTTTTCACCACCACAACTACCTCAGCGGACTTCTTGAGCACACAGTAGAAGTTTTAAAGATTTCAATGACCCTTTGCGAACTGTTCCCAGAACTTGACAGCGATATGCTCTACACAGGGGTTATGCTCCATGATATTGGTAAAATACAGACTTACAAGTACGATCTGACCCATATAGAATTCTCAGAGAAGGGAATGCTCTTGGATCATATTTTCATATCCTCGGACATGGTGAAGGAAAAAATAAAGGCCCTGGAGATACCTGAGGAGATATCAGACAAACTCCTGCACATGATCCTGAGCCACCATGGTGATGTCAGCAATGGATGGGGTTCTACAATAGACCCAAAAACTCCTGAAGCTGTGGCACTCCACTACGCCGACAACGTGGATGCAAGGGTCAAGGATATACTCCAGAACGGTGTTAAAAGGTGA
- a CDS encoding PadR family transcriptional regulator, which yields MKCSSNMKGYLSFLILWILHRKGMKGSEIRTEFERRKGKKPSPGTIYPALKELRERGLIRVDEHKTYFLTEEGEEKLKTGCKSFCQTFYDVEDMFKFCN from the coding sequence ATGAAATGTTCAAGTAATATGAAGGGTTACCTTTCATTTTTGATACTGTGGATTTTGCACAGGAAAGGAATGAAGGGATCTGAAATCAGAACTGAATTTGAAAGAAGGAAGGGTAAAAAGCCCAGTCCTGGAACCATTTATCCCGCACTGAAGGAGCTGAGGGAAAGGGGATTGATCAGGGTGGATGAGCATAAAACCTATTTTTTAACAGAAGAAGGGGAAGAAAAACTTAAAACAGGGTGTAAATCATTCTGTCAAACATTCTACGATGTTGAGGATATGTTTAAGTTTTGTAACTGA
- a CDS encoding MFS transporter, with protein sequence MSVTVNSQKKKRNWGLDYKWIALLNVIIAALMGSINGSITLISLPAIFNGIHIDPMTSFQYLLWILMGYGLVTATLLLSFGRLSDIYGRVKLFRLGFLIFTVGSILLYLTPSTGDAGAIEIIAFRILQAIGSAMFMANSSAILTDAFPPNERGRALGIHMVAFMSGQFIGLILGGVLAVYDWRFVFLVSVPFAVIGTALSTFKLKETSIRSPDAKLDIWGNLTFILGITLLLVGVTYGLMPYGSDPMGWNNPWVAASMILGLVFMALFLWVETKVEAPMFRLDLFKVKMFTYANTAGLLNSLGRGGMMFMLILLLQGIWLPLHGYSYESTPFWAGIYMLPLTIGVIIMGPIAGWLSDKYGPRWIATGGMIINTVAFLVLASLPYNFNYLEFGLTLFMMGLGSGMFSSPNSASIMNSVPAQERGVASGMMMTMMNTAFTASMAIFFTIVIVGITQRFPGAVTSSLASIGAVQLAPVLSNIPPTGALFSAFLGYNPVSTILAGLPASFSAAIPHHTLTTLTGTTWFPSTLAGAFMPALQMSFYIGAVFTAIAAILSALRGETYVHELEVLKDTRSKLGEED encoded by the coding sequence TTGAGTGTAACTGTTAACAGTCAGAAAAAGAAAAGAAATTGGGGACTTGACTACAAATGGATAGCCCTACTAAACGTTATTATAGCAGCACTGATGGGAAGTATAAACGGTAGTATAACCTTGATCTCCCTTCCTGCAATCTTCAATGGAATTCACATAGACCCAATGACGTCTTTTCAGTACCTTCTATGGATACTCATGGGATATGGTTTGGTAACAGCCACACTTCTTTTGAGTTTTGGAAGGCTTTCAGATATTTACGGAAGGGTGAAGCTCTTCAGACTTGGATTTTTGATTTTCACAGTAGGATCCATACTTCTCTACCTGACCCCGTCAACTGGGGATGCAGGTGCTATAGAGATCATAGCTTTCAGGATACTTCAGGCAATTGGAAGTGCCATGTTCATGGCAAACAGTTCTGCAATACTCACGGATGCATTTCCCCCAAATGAGCGTGGAAGAGCCCTGGGTATTCATATGGTGGCCTTCATGTCAGGTCAATTCATAGGACTCATACTTGGAGGTGTTCTCGCAGTATACGATTGGAGATTTGTCTTCCTTGTAAGCGTGCCATTTGCAGTTATTGGAACGGCATTGTCAACGTTTAAACTCAAAGAAACGTCTATAAGATCACCAGATGCTAAACTCGATATTTGGGGAAACCTAACCTTTATACTGGGAATAACACTTCTCCTTGTGGGTGTAACCTACGGGTTAATGCCCTACGGAAGCGACCCAATGGGCTGGAATAACCCATGGGTTGCAGCATCAATGATACTTGGACTTGTATTCATGGCGTTATTCTTGTGGGTTGAAACCAAAGTTGAAGCACCCATGTTCCGGCTGGACCTTTTCAAGGTTAAAATGTTCACCTACGCAAATACTGCCGGACTCCTGAACTCCCTGGGGCGTGGAGGAATGATGTTCATGCTCATACTTCTGCTTCAGGGTATCTGGCTGCCCCTTCACGGTTACAGCTATGAATCAACACCATTCTGGGCAGGAATATATATGTTGCCCCTTACAATTGGTGTTATAATTATGGGACCTATTGCAGGCTGGCTTTCAGATAAATACGGCCCAAGGTGGATTGCAACTGGGGGTATGATTATCAATACAGTTGCATTTCTGGTGCTCGCATCCCTCCCATACAACTTCAACTACCTTGAATTTGGATTAACCCTGTTCATGATGGGTCTTGGTAGTGGAATGTTCTCATCACCAAACAGTGCATCCATAATGAACTCTGTACCTGCCCAGGAGCGTGGAGTAGCATCTGGAATGATGATGACCATGATGAACACGGCCTTCACAGCAAGTATGGCAATATTCTTCACCATAGTTATTGTGGGAATAACACAGCGTTTCCCAGGTGCAGTGACATCCTCACTTGCAAGTATAGGGGCAGTACAGCTTGCACCCGTACTCTCAAACATCCCACCAACAGGAGCACTGTTCTCAGCATTCCTTGGATACAATCCTGTCAGCACCATACTCGCAGGATTACCTGCAAGCTTCTCTGCAGCAATACCCCACCACACGCTGACAACACTCACAGGCACAACATGGTTCCCCTCAACCCTTGCAGGAGCATTCATGCCAGCACTCCAGATGTCCTTTTACATAGGAGCTGTATTCACAGCCATAGCGGCGATACTATCTGCTTTAAGGGGTGAAACCTATGTCCATGAGCTTGAAGTGCTGAAGGACACGAGATCAAAATTAGGGGAAGAAGATTAG
- a CDS encoding CDC48 family AAA ATPase — protein sequence MPENGELELKVAEALQQDVGKGIVRIDKSLLGKIGSAPGDLVEINGKRVTGAIVGEAYPTDVGLEIVRMDGLTRSNAGTSISEMVTIRKPELKEAKKVVLAPAVKGIRIMAPGDMLKKNLIGRAVSQGDILTLVSPRRTRETYREFPSAESIFSEFFEASTPFSLGEIKFAVVSTSPAGIVQITEITEIDVKPEAVKITEKKVPDVTYEDVGGLKGEISRVREMVELPLRHPEIFDRLGIDPPKGVLLHGPPGTGKTLLAKALANESDANFMAINGPEIMSKYVGEAEERIRDFFEEAEDNAPSIIFIDEIDAIAPRREEVTGEVERRVVAQILSLMDGLKERGKVIVVGATNRPDALDPALRRPGRFDREIGLRVPDKDGRCEILQIHTRGMPLADDVHLNEFSEITHGFVGADLAALCREAAMNALRRVLPDIDLEEQAIPKEILDKLFVTRDDFLDALKFINPSALREVFIEVPNVHWKDIGGLNELKQSLKEVVEWPLKYPDAFKTIGIEPPKGILLFGPPGTGKTMLSKAVATESKANFISVKGSEVLSKWFGESERKISEIFNKAKQASPCIVFFDELDALAAMRGTGMGEPRVVERMVNTLLSEMDGLEELKGVVVLGATNRPDLLDSALLRPGRFDEIILVPPPDESSRLEIFKVHTEGMSLDSDVNLKELAKKTEGYSGADISAVCRKAGMLALHYNIESKEVSPKHFKEAMEKIGPSITSELMRHYENITQKLERGLEPRRGREEFPREVA from the coding sequence GTGCCTGAAAACGGGGAACTTGAGTTAAAAGTTGCCGAAGCATTACAGCAAGATGTTGGGAAAGGCATTGTGAGGATTGATAAAAGTTTACTCGGTAAAATTGGTTCTGCACCTGGAGATCTTGTTGAAATAAATGGCAAAAGAGTAACCGGAGCCATAGTTGGAGAAGCCTACCCTACAGATGTTGGCCTTGAAATAGTAAGGATGGATGGTCTTACAAGGTCAAATGCAGGAACATCCATAAGTGAAATGGTAACAATAAGAAAACCTGAGCTTAAGGAAGCAAAAAAAGTTGTTCTCGCTCCTGCGGTAAAGGGCATACGCATAATGGCCCCTGGAGACATGCTCAAGAAAAATCTCATTGGGAGGGCTGTTTCCCAGGGCGATATTTTAACATTGGTATCGCCCAGAAGAACAAGGGAAACCTACAGGGAATTTCCAAGTGCTGAAAGCATATTCAGCGAGTTTTTTGAGGCATCAACACCATTTTCCCTTGGAGAAATCAAATTTGCCGTAGTATCAACCAGCCCTGCAGGTATCGTGCAGATCACTGAAATCACTGAAATTGATGTTAAACCCGAGGCTGTGAAGATCACTGAAAAAAAGGTGCCAGACGTTACATATGAAGATGTAGGGGGGCTGAAAGGAGAAATCTCAAGGGTGAGAGAGATGGTAGAGCTTCCACTTCGCCATCCTGAGATATTTGACAGACTCGGTATTGACCCGCCTAAGGGTGTTCTTTTACATGGTCCTCCAGGTACAGGAAAAACCCTTCTTGCCAAGGCCCTGGCCAATGAGAGTGATGCCAATTTTATGGCAATAAATGGTCCCGAAATTATGAGTAAATATGTCGGTGAAGCTGAAGAGAGGATAAGGGACTTTTTCGAGGAAGCTGAGGACAATGCACCCTCCATAATATTCATAGATGAGATCGATGCCATAGCACCCAGGAGAGAAGAAGTCACAGGAGAAGTGGAAAGGAGGGTTGTAGCCCAGATACTGTCCCTGATGGATGGACTGAAAGAGAGGGGTAAAGTTATAGTTGTAGGTGCAACCAACCGCCCAGATGCCCTGGATCCAGCACTCAGACGGCCTGGAAGATTTGACAGGGAAATAGGGTTGCGCGTTCCAGACAAGGATGGCAGGTGTGAGATACTCCAGATCCACACCAGGGGCATGCCCCTTGCAGATGATGTTCACCTCAATGAATTTTCTGAAATTACACATGGATTTGTTGGGGCAGATCTAGCTGCTCTCTGCCGTGAAGCGGCCATGAACGCACTTCGAAGGGTACTGCCAGATATAGACCTTGAAGAACAGGCAATTCCCAAGGAAATCCTGGATAAACTCTTCGTCACCAGGGATGATTTTCTTGATGCCCTGAAATTCATAAACCCTTCAGCACTTCGTGAAGTTTTCATAGAAGTTCCAAATGTCCACTGGAAAGATATTGGTGGATTGAATGAGTTGAAACAGTCCCTTAAAGAAGTTGTGGAGTGGCCCCTGAAATATCCAGATGCCTTCAAAACCATTGGAATTGAACCCCCCAAGGGAATACTTCTATTCGGGCCTCCGGGCACAGGTAAAACCATGTTATCCAAAGCTGTGGCCACGGAGTCTAAGGCCAACTTCATCAGTGTCAAAGGATCAGAGGTGCTCAGTAAATGGTTCGGAGAATCAGAGAGAAAGATATCTGAGATATTCAACAAGGCCAAACAGGCATCACCTTGCATAGTATTCTTTGATGAACTGGACGCCCTAGCTGCCATGAGGGGCACAGGAATGGGGGAGCCCCGTGTGGTTGAACGTATGGTGAACACACTACTCTCTGAAATGGACGGATTAGAAGAATTGAAGGGCGTTGTTGTTTTAGGTGCAACTAACCGGCCTGATTTGCTTGATTCAGCACTACTGCGACCTGGAAGGTTTGATGAAATAATTCTGGTACCCCCACCAGATGAAAGTTCCAGGCTGGAAATATTTAAGGTGCATACTGAGGGAATGTCTCTTGATAGTGATGTGAACCTAAAAGAATTGGCTAAAAAGACAGAGGGTTACTCAGGAGCTGACATATCTGCCGTGTGCAGGAAGGCAGGTATGCTCGCACTTCATTATAACATAGAAAGCAAGGAAGTTTCTCCAAAGCACTTCAAGGAGGCTATGGAAAAGATAGGACCATCAATAACATCAGAACTTATGAGGCACTATGAAAACA